The Nonlabens spongiae genome contains a region encoding:
- a CDS encoding bifunctional metallophosphatase/5'-nucleotidase, whose protein sequence is MKRSTFIKRSSVGALTGAVMFSNHSLAGSLLNTAPTIADGSKKITILHTNDTHSHIEPISGGRNDGRGGVARRAALIKKVRQENPNTLLLDCGDIFQGTPYFNFYGGELEIKLMSMMGYDVATIGNHDFDNGIEGLYKQLPHANFDFVISNYDFSNTIMAGKTLKNRVFEKDGIKIGIFGLGIELEGLVNKKMYKETQYLDPVEVAKDQVNILRNEKNCDLVICVSHLGYKYSGSKVSDVSLAGATSGIDLIVGGHTHTFLDAPVLVDNAQGEKVMINQVGCYGINLGRIDFTFAPSGEVEGSNVVYEI, encoded by the coding sequence ATGAAAAGAAGTACGTTTATCAAAAGAAGTAGCGTAGGCGCTCTAACGGGAGCGGTGATGTTTTCTAATCACTCACTTGCAGGCAGTTTGCTGAATACGGCTCCTACGATAGCCGATGGATCTAAAAAAATAACCATTCTGCATACCAATGATACGCACTCACACATCGAGCCCATTTCTGGCGGTCGCAACGATGGTCGTGGCGGTGTTGCAAGACGTGCAGCGCTCATCAAAAAGGTGCGCCAGGAAAATCCGAATACGCTTTTGTTGGATTGTGGCGACATTTTTCAGGGCACGCCTTATTTTAATTTTTACGGTGGCGAGCTGGAAATCAAACTCATGAGCATGATGGGTTATGACGTGGCAACGATAGGGAATCATGATTTTGATAACGGTATTGAAGGTTTGTACAAGCAACTTCCACACGCCAACTTTGACTTTGTGATTTCCAACTACGATTTCTCAAACACCATCATGGCCGGGAAAACCCTCAAGAACCGTGTTTTTGAAAAGGACGGAATCAAAATTGGGATTTTTGGTTTAGGAATCGAGCTGGAAGGACTGGTCAATAAAAAAATGTACAAAGAAACCCAATACCTCGACCCTGTTGAAGTGGCAAAAGACCAAGTCAACATTTTGCGCAATGAGAAAAATTGCGATTTAGTGATTTGTGTATCCCATTTGGGTTACAAGTACAGCGGTAGTAAAGTTTCAGATGTTTCCCTTGCTGGCGCTACCAGCGGTATCGACCTCATCGTAGGCGGTCACACCCACACATTTCTCGACGCACCCGTTTTAGTAGATAACGCTCAAGGCGAAAAAGTAATGATCAACCAGGTAGGCTGCTACGGCATCAATTTGGGACGCATCGACTTTACTTTTGCTCCCAGCGGTGAGGTTGAGGGAAGTAATGTGGTTTATGAGATTTGA
- a CDS encoding GIY-YIG nuclease family protein, which yields MRKFGKTIKIFLVDGEPNGRMTCELSNWTGKAIKIPRNRVKESRDRRELDGTGIYILFGKSDKSQTRSAAYIGEAEGLFNRLNQHLSSKDFWNEALVVVSKDENLNKAHIKYLESRLHEIATNVDRYEILNGNLPTRSIISESDSAEMEEFIDNVKLLVNSLGYKIFDDLRKAQTSEELKNNTFHIQAPRGADAMGQMTNEGFLVLKDSQIAVSTTNSFPKAMHNLRMQLIEDGFVINRNQRFIFSQDYLFSSPSAAAAVVMGRSANGLTEWKLSDGRILKAVESES from the coding sequence ATGAGAAAATTTGGTAAAACGATAAAGATATTTCTGGTAGATGGAGAGCCTAATGGTCGTATGACCTGCGAACTCTCGAATTGGACTGGCAAAGCGATTAAAATTCCTAGGAACAGAGTTAAAGAGTCCCGCGATAGAAGAGAGTTAGATGGAACTGGAATTTATATTTTATTTGGTAAATCTGACAAATCACAAACTAGATCTGCTGCATATATTGGAGAAGCCGAGGGACTGTTTAATAGATTGAATCAACATTTGTCTTCTAAAGACTTTTGGAACGAAGCCTTGGTTGTGGTTAGCAAAGATGAAAATCTAAATAAAGCACACATCAAATACCTGGAAAGTCGATTACATGAAATAGCTACAAATGTTGATCGATACGAAATTCTCAATGGTAATTTACCTACGCGATCTATAATTTCGGAATCTGACAGCGCTGAAATGGAAGAGTTCATAGATAATGTCAAATTACTCGTAAATAGTTTGGGTTATAAGATTTTTGACGATTTGAGAAAAGCTCAAACTTCCGAAGAGTTAAAAAATAATACCTTTCATATTCAAGCACCGCGTGGAGCAGATGCTATGGGTCAAATGACTAATGAAGGGTTTTTAGTTTTGAAAGATTCACAAATTGCAGTTTCAACAACGAATTCTTTTCCGAAAGCAATGCATAATCTAAGAATGCAATTGATCGAAGATGGCTTCGTCATTAATCGAAACCAACGTTTCATTTTTAGCCAAGATTATTTATTCTCAAGCCCTTCTGCGGCGGCTGCCGTAGTGATGGGAAGAAGTGCTAACGGTTTGACTGAATGGAAATTGTCAGATGGAAGGATTCTAAAAGCAGTTGAATCCGAAAGCTGA
- the ligA gene encoding NAD-dependent DNA ligase LigA codes for MTPKEQITSLREELRHYNHEYYVNDNSEISDFEFDKKLEQLKQLEAAHPEYFDPSSPSVRVGGEVTKNFETVVHKYRMYSLDNSYSLQDLKDWEKRIKKIVDGPVEYVCELKYDGASISLRYENGAFAKAVTRGDGSQGDEVTTNVRTINSVPLKLKGDDIPKEFEIRGEIVLPWEGFNAMNAAREKEGLDLYRNPRNTASGSLKLQDSAEVAKRPLECLLYQLAGDDLPIVTQYEGLERARSWGFKVPQESVLAKDLDEVMRYIEKWDVERKNLPYETDGVVIKVNSLRQQEELGFTAKAPKWAMAYKFSTEQVSTRLEKITYQVGRTGAVTPVANLSPVEISGTTVRRASLHNADQIEKLDIREGDEVYVEKGGEIIPKIVAVDLSKRPDDSQPTVYAIHCPECDTELIRKEGEAQHFCPNEMGCPPQIKGRIQHFISRKAMDIDGIGAETVDQLVEAGLIATYADLYELTVDKVLPLERMAQKSAENMVNGIEASKKVPFERVLFALGIRYVGETVAKKLAYHYKSMDALMKMPEREHNSTDLFSQATDAATEKVEELNAIPEIGRVIAQSVCDFIQDPLHRGTVQRLKEYGLQMEIAAEQLEGKTDVLAGKSFVISGVFERSRNELKKMVEDNGGKLSSSISGKTDYLIRGKNMGPSKLEKAGKLGIPMISEEEFLGMV; via the coding sequence ATGACACCCAAAGAACAGATCACATCCCTCAGGGAAGAGCTAAGGCATTACAACCACGAGTATTATGTCAATGACAACTCTGAGATCTCAGATTTTGAATTTGATAAAAAGCTGGAACAGCTCAAACAGCTGGAAGCCGCCCATCCTGAATATTTTGATCCCAGCAGTCCATCTGTGCGCGTGGGAGGAGAAGTGACTAAAAACTTCGAGACTGTGGTGCATAAATACCGCATGTACTCGCTGGATAATTCCTATTCCCTGCAAGACTTAAAGGATTGGGAAAAGCGTATCAAGAAAATCGTGGACGGTCCCGTGGAATATGTCTGCGAACTCAAATACGACGGAGCGAGTATAAGTTTGCGGTACGAGAATGGCGCTTTCGCGAAAGCGGTAACCCGAGGAGACGGTTCACAAGGTGATGAAGTGACGACTAATGTGCGTACTATCAACTCAGTACCGTTGAAACTGAAGGGAGATGATATCCCGAAGGAATTTGAAATAAGAGGTGAGATTGTCTTGCCTTGGGAAGGGTTCAATGCGATGAACGCCGCACGAGAAAAAGAAGGGCTTGATCTATATAGAAATCCGCGTAATACGGCTAGTGGTAGTCTAAAACTACAAGATAGTGCTGAAGTGGCTAAGCGGCCGCTCGAGTGTCTGCTCTATCAACTTGCCGGCGACGACTTGCCCATTGTAACTCAATATGAAGGTCTAGAAAGAGCGCGCAGCTGGGGTTTTAAGGTACCTCAAGAATCGGTTTTGGCTAAAGATCTTGATGAGGTAATGCGCTACATCGAGAAATGGGATGTAGAGCGCAAAAATCTACCTTACGAAACTGATGGCGTAGTGATCAAAGTAAATAGTTTACGCCAGCAAGAGGAACTGGGTTTTACCGCAAAAGCTCCTAAATGGGCGATGGCCTACAAGTTCAGCACTGAGCAAGTCTCCACCCGATTAGAAAAAATCACCTATCAAGTTGGTAGGACCGGTGCGGTCACGCCAGTGGCAAACCTCTCGCCTGTTGAAATATCGGGAACGACGGTAAGACGTGCCAGCTTACACAATGCAGATCAAATCGAGAAATTGGACATCAGGGAAGGAGATGAGGTTTATGTGGAAAAGGGCGGAGAGATCATTCCTAAAATCGTTGCAGTTGATCTTTCCAAACGTCCAGACGACTCACAACCCACAGTTTACGCAATCCATTGCCCAGAATGCGATACAGAGCTGATCAGAAAGGAGGGCGAGGCGCAACACTTTTGCCCCAATGAAATGGGTTGTCCACCTCAAATCAAAGGACGTATCCAGCATTTTATCTCGCGCAAAGCCATGGATATTGATGGCATTGGAGCAGAAACGGTCGATCAACTAGTTGAAGCTGGACTCATCGCTACTTACGCTGATTTATATGAATTGACCGTTGATAAAGTTTTACCGTTGGAGCGCATGGCTCAAAAAAGTGCCGAAAACATGGTAAACGGTATTGAGGCGAGTAAGAAAGTGCCTTTTGAGCGGGTACTATTCGCTTTGGGAATACGCTACGTGGGTGAGACGGTCGCTAAAAAGCTGGCGTATCATTACAAGTCGATGGACGCTCTCATGAAGATGCCAGAGCGAGAACACAATTCTACCGACTTGTTCTCTCAAGCAACGGATGCTGCCACGGAAAAAGTAGAGGAACTTAATGCCATTCCAGAAATAGGTCGCGTTATCGCGCAATCGGTTTGTGATTTTATACAAGATCCATTGCATAGAGGTACAGTGCAACGATTAAAAGAGTATGGTTTGCAAATGGAAATTGCCGCAGAGCAACTGGAAGGAAAAACCGATGTTCTCGCCGGTAAGTCTTTTGTGATCTCTGGTGTATTTGAACGATCCCGCAACGAACTCAAAAAAATGGTTGAAGATAACGGCGGCAAGCTTTCCAGTTCCATCTCGGGAAAGACCGATTATCTCATAAGAGGTAAAAACATGGGCCCTTCAAAATTGGAAAAAGCTGGAAAACTGGGTATTCCTATGATTAGTGAAGAGGAGTTTTTGGGGATGGTTTGA
- the prmC gene encoding peptide chain release factor N(5)-glutamine methyltransferase has translation MTLNEYKIAFKNQLAHIYPEQEALSILQILCEDLLNWSRTDFLFKNKEALTHLQREILDKSLEKLMQHEPVQHITGIAHFFGEQFKVSQDTLVPRQETEELVDWIIKDHQKLSPKTIMDIGTGTGCIGLSLGLAFAKAQISLADVSKMTLEITKKNAANLHLVERIKLVQIDILRAESIPEADIIVSNPPYVRDMEKVEIQKNVLDYEPHLALFVSDDDPLIFYRKIMQLALPSLQNGGLLYFEINQYLSDEMKSLASDLGLTFELKKDLNGNWRMMKCWL, from the coding sequence ATGACGCTTAATGAATATAAAATTGCGTTCAAGAATCAGCTGGCTCATATTTATCCCGAGCAAGAAGCTTTAAGCATTCTACAGATTTTGTGCGAGGATTTGTTGAACTGGTCGCGCACGGACTTTCTATTTAAAAATAAGGAAGCGCTTACACACTTACAGCGTGAGATTCTTGACAAGTCTCTAGAGAAGCTCATGCAACATGAACCCGTGCAGCACATCACGGGCATCGCACATTTTTTTGGGGAACAGTTCAAGGTTTCTCAAGACACGCTGGTTCCTAGGCAAGAGACTGAGGAGCTCGTGGACTGGATCATTAAAGATCATCAAAAATTATCACCCAAAACAATCATGGACATCGGTACGGGAACGGGTTGTATAGGTTTGAGTTTAGGTCTCGCTTTCGCGAAAGCGCAAATATCACTTGCCGATGTCTCAAAAATGACGCTGGAGATTACAAAAAAAAATGCCGCAAATTTGCATCTGGTAGAGAGAATCAAGCTTGTGCAAATAGATATTCTCAGAGCTGAATCCATCCCAGAAGCTGACATCATTGTCAGTAACCCACCCTATGTGCGAGACATGGAAAAAGTCGAGATTCAAAAAAATGTACTCGACTATGAGCCACACCTTGCGCTTTTTGTGAGTGATGACGATCCGTTGATTTTCTATCGTAAAATCATGCAACTCGCGCTTCCCAGTCTTCAAAATGGCGGTTTGCTCTATTTTGAAATTAATCAATACTTGAGTGACGAGATGAAGTCGCTCGCCAGCGATCTAGGACTTACCTTTGAGTTGAAGAAAGATCTCAATGGCAACTGGCGCATGATGAAGTGCTGGCTGTAG
- a CDS encoding GNAT family N-acetyltransferase, with translation MHIREILPQDNDQVRDVIQGVIMEYDAPKEGTAYSDASTQAMYEHYQQPRRKYFVIADGEEILGCAGVGPLDGIAGNICELQKMYFLPQARGKGFGRKMMELCISTAERFAYHKIYIETMQSMVEAQALYRKTGFKLLEAPLGSTGHYSCPVQMIKNL, from the coding sequence ATGCACATCAGAGAAATTCTACCTCAGGATAACGATCAGGTGCGGGACGTCATTCAAGGTGTGATCATGGAGTACGACGCGCCCAAGGAAGGTACAGCATACAGCGATGCATCCACCCAGGCGATGTACGAGCACTATCAACAGCCACGTAGGAAGTATTTTGTTATCGCAGACGGTGAAGAAATTTTGGGCTGTGCAGGTGTAGGTCCTCTGGATGGAATCGCCGGTAATATTTGTGAGTTGCAAAAAATGTATTTTCTACCTCAAGCCCGCGGCAAGGGCTTCGGTCGTAAGATGATGGAACTTTGTATCTCGACCGCTGAAAGATTTGCCTACCACAAGATCTATATTGAAACCATGCAAAGCATGGTTGAAGCACAAGCTTTATACAGAAAAACCGGTTTCAAATTACTCGAGGCTCCTCTAGGTTCAACGGGTCACTATTCCTGCCCGGTTCAGATGATCAAAAATCTATGA
- a CDS encoding PLP-dependent cysteine synthase family protein, with product MKYAENILGTIGDTPLVKMNKLVEDLPCLVLAKYETFNPGNSVKDRMGLKMIEDAEADGRLKPGGTIIEGTSGNTGMGLALAAIVKGYKLICVLSDKQSQEKMDILKAVGAEVHVCPTDVAPDDPRSYYSTSKRLSTEIPNSWYVNQYDNPSNCKAHYESTGPEIWDQTEGKITHFVVGVGTGGTISGVGTYLKQQNPNIKVWGIDTYGSVFKKYHETGIFDENEIYSYVTEGIGEDILPQNVRFEVIDGFTKVTDRDAAVYTRRLAKEEGMFLGNSAGAAIKGLRQIHEEHGFTKDDVVVILYHDHGSRYVGKFYNDNWMKEKGYLKEDGSYYPDEK from the coding sequence ATGAAATACGCTGAAAATATTTTAGGTACAATAGGTGACACTCCTCTGGTAAAGATGAATAAACTTGTAGAGGATTTACCATGCTTAGTACTTGCCAAATATGAAACGTTCAATCCCGGCAATTCGGTTAAAGACCGCATGGGGCTTAAAATGATAGAAGATGCTGAGGCTGATGGCCGCCTCAAACCTGGAGGAACCATTATAGAAGGAACCAGCGGAAATACAGGAATGGGACTGGCACTGGCAGCTATTGTCAAAGGTTATAAGCTGATCTGTGTTTTGAGTGACAAACAGTCTCAGGAAAAAATGGATATTCTCAAAGCCGTAGGCGCAGAAGTTCATGTTTGTCCAACTGATGTCGCTCCAGACGATCCTCGTTCTTATTATTCTACAAGTAAGCGTTTAAGTACAGAGATTCCTAACAGTTGGTACGTAAATCAGTATGATAATCCCTCTAACTGTAAAGCACATTATGAGAGTACAGGTCCGGAAATTTGGGATCAGACTGAGGGAAAAATCACGCACTTTGTCGTGGGCGTAGGGACTGGTGGGACCATATCAGGCGTAGGAACCTACCTAAAACAGCAGAATCCCAATATTAAAGTTTGGGGGATAGACACATACGGCTCGGTTTTTAAGAAGTACCATGAAACTGGAATCTTTGATGAAAACGAGATTTATTCATACGTAACAGAAGGTATTGGAGAAGATATTCTGCCTCAAAATGTGCGTTTTGAAGTGATTGATGGTTTTACCAAAGTTACTGACCGTGATGCCGCCGTCTACACACGTAGATTAGCCAAAGAAGAAGGAATGTTCCTAGGAAACAGTGCTGGAGCCGCTATTAAAGGTTTACGCCAGATTCATGAAGAGCATGGATTTACCAAAGACGATGTCGTGGTGATTTTATACCACGATCACGGTAGTCGATATGTAGGTAAATTTTATAACGACAACTGGATGAAAGAAAAAGGCTATCTCAAAGAAGACGGAAGTTATTATCCAGATGAGAAATAA
- a CDS encoding amidohydrolase family protein: MSKKLRINGHSHLLPYPEDIPDFMREKGIFWVDPERKNMLQKGWSRPVTDSSFFLNEKLEWMDKYKIDHAVILNLSQLYGNGLRLEEMKQALRFQNDFNAKLQHDHPSKFTTGFVVHPGFVRGALWEIERCVKVLGMKLLCLPTHYMDTIGQWRCIFDEENEPIFELASELNLAVEIHPYDGEKFIKLQNTAWRFHLIWMLAQCADAYHFLTLNGYAFKYPNMRICFAHGGQLAQINLGRRIQGFDGRPDLFEGKVHPRKSVGHPNIFFDTLVHDTGSLKLLVKNQGVKQVLVGLDDPYPLGEMDSEKQSSYPGKLLDLAINENIINQEEYDAMWDGHVAQWLFGDNDQEKQEFYNRVTSTH; encoded by the coding sequence ATGTCCAAGAAACTCCGCATCAACGGCCACTCACACTTACTTCCCTATCCTGAAGATATTCCCGATTTCATGCGGGAGAAAGGTATCTTTTGGGTAGACCCAGAGCGCAAGAATATGCTGCAAAAAGGCTGGTCCAGACCCGTGACCGACTCTAGCTTTTTCTTGAATGAGAAGCTCGAGTGGATGGACAAATATAAAATTGATCATGCGGTGATTCTTAACTTGAGTCAGTTGTACGGCAATGGTTTACGCTTGGAAGAAATGAAGCAGGCACTTCGTTTTCAGAATGATTTCAATGCTAAACTCCAGCACGATCATCCCTCTAAATTCACGACTGGTTTTGTGGTGCATCCTGGTTTTGTACGTGGTGCATTGTGGGAAATTGAGCGTTGCGTTAAGGTTTTAGGAATGAAATTACTCTGCCTGCCTACACACTACATGGATACGATAGGTCAATGGCGCTGTATTTTTGACGAGGAAAACGAACCGATATTTGAATTGGCAAGCGAACTCAATCTGGCTGTAGAAATTCATCCTTATGATGGTGAAAAATTCATAAAACTTCAAAATACAGCCTGGAGATTCCATTTGATCTGGATGCTTGCTCAATGTGCTGATGCATACCATTTCCTAACGCTCAACGGCTATGCTTTTAAGTATCCTAACATGCGCATTTGCTTTGCGCATGGTGGGCAGCTGGCGCAGATCAATCTTGGTCGTAGAATTCAAGGATTTGATGGACGACCCGATCTTTTTGAGGGTAAAGTGCACCCGCGCAAGTCTGTAGGTCATCCTAATATTTTCTTTGACACCCTCGTCCACGATACGGGTTCGCTAAAGCTTTTAGTGAAGAATCAAGGCGTGAAACAGGTATTAGTAGGACTGGATGATCCATATCCATTAGGTGAAATGGACAGTGAGAAACAAAGCAGTTATCCAGGGAAGTTACTTGACCTAGCAATTAACGAGAACATCATCAATCAGGAAGAATATGACGCGATGTGGGATGGACATGTGGCGCAATGGTTGTTTGGAGACAATGATCAAGAGAAACAAGAGTTTTATAATCGTGTAACATCCACCCATTAG
- a CDS encoding SDR family oxidoreductase, whose product MKIDFTDKTALVCGSSTGIGMATAQQLAAAGARVILLARNPNKLEQVLQTLDTSHRGDHTYLVADFSKYKEVERVVSAFVYAERSRSTIANPIHILVNNTGGPPPGHLIDADVEALENGFTQHVKCNHVLVKSCLEGMKAAGYGRVINVISTSVKAPIEFLGVSNTIRGAVANWAKTLATELGPHGITVNNVLPGFTATERLDKIVTGKANRAGHSEEQAAEIMKSHVPARRFAEPEEVANAIIFLASDKAAYINGINLPVDGGRTKSL is encoded by the coding sequence ATGAAAATAGATTTTACAGATAAAACAGCATTAGTTTGTGGTAGTAGCACCGGTATAGGTATGGCTACCGCACAGCAACTTGCAGCAGCAGGAGCTCGAGTCATTCTTCTTGCTCGCAATCCAAATAAATTGGAGCAGGTACTCCAGACTTTGGATACCTCGCACAGAGGCGATCACACATACCTGGTTGCCGATTTTTCAAAGTATAAAGAAGTAGAACGTGTGGTTTCCGCTTTCGTTTATGCTGAGCGGAGTCGAAGTACGATTGCAAATCCCATACACATTCTTGTCAACAACACAGGTGGTCCTCCTCCAGGGCATCTTATTGATGCTGATGTGGAAGCACTAGAAAATGGTTTCACGCAACACGTGAAGTGCAACCATGTTTTGGTGAAAAGCTGCTTAGAAGGCATGAAAGCTGCTGGCTACGGTCGCGTCATTAATGTGATTTCAACCAGTGTCAAGGCTCCCATAGAGTTCTTGGGCGTTTCAAACACGATTAGGGGAGCTGTAGCAAATTGGGCAAAAACTCTTGCTACTGAACTGGGGCCACATGGCATCACTGTCAATAATGTGCTGCCTGGATTCACGGCTACAGAGCGATTAGATAAAATTGTTACAGGAAAAGCAAATCGCGCAGGACACAGCGAGGAACAAGCTGCCGAAATCATGAAGAGCCACGTACCGGCGAGAAGATTTGCAGAGCCTGAGGAAGTAGCAAATGCCATTATTTTTTTGGCAAGTGATAAAGCAGCCTATATCAATGGGATCAATTTGCCGGTAGATGGGGGGAGGACTAAGAGCTTGTAG
- the map gene encoding type I methionyl aminopeptidase: MIVTKTAEELEIMRRAALMVSKTLGMVASEIKPGVTTLKLDELAETFIRDHGAVPGFKGLYDCPSTLLISPNEEVVHGIPKDVPIEEGDILSVDCGAIVDGFYGDHAYTFAVGDIPQETQDLLDRTKKSLYLGIEQFKLGNRVGDVGYAIQNYCEGFGYGVVRELVGHGLGRTMHEDPQMPNYGRRGRGKKFVEGMTVAIEPMINMGTKSVKHHRDGWTITTKDKKPSAHFEHDVALVNGEPRLLSTFDYIHEVLGITSNEEDPFRWID, translated from the coding sequence ATGATCGTTACTAAAACTGCCGAAGAACTGGAAATCATGCGTCGTGCCGCCCTTATGGTGAGCAAGACACTAGGCATGGTTGCTAGTGAGATAAAACCTGGGGTCACCACTTTGAAACTAGATGAACTCGCCGAGACTTTTATTAGAGACCACGGTGCCGTACCTGGTTTTAAAGGTCTTTATGATTGTCCCAGCACACTGCTGATCTCACCCAATGAAGAGGTGGTCCACGGAATCCCAAAGGACGTCCCTATCGAGGAAGGCGATATCTTGTCTGTAGACTGTGGCGCCATAGTAGATGGTTTTTACGGCGATCACGCGTACACTTTTGCAGTAGGTGATATTCCTCAGGAAACTCAAGACTTGCTCGATCGCACAAAAAAATCTTTGTATCTAGGAATCGAGCAATTCAAATTAGGGAATCGTGTAGGTGATGTGGGTTATGCGATCCAGAACTATTGCGAGGGGTTTGGTTACGGTGTGGTGCGTGAACTTGTAGGTCACGGATTAGGTAGAACAATGCATGAAGATCCTCAAATGCCTAATTATGGAAGACGTGGTCGCGGTAAGAAATTTGTAGAGGGCATGACCGTTGCCATTGAGCCCATGATCAACATGGGAACCAAAAGCGTAAAGCATCACCGCGACGGCTGGACCATAACTACAAAGGATAAAAAGCCCAGCGCACATTTTGAGCACGATGTAGCTCTAGTGAACGGTGAGCCTAGATTGCTAAGTACATTTGATTATATCCATGAAGTACTGGGCATCACCTCAAATGAAGAAGATCCATTCAGATGGATCGATTGA
- a CDS encoding class I SAM-dependent methyltransferase, which yields MKKVFKFFLNLFPRQFLIKASYAVRPVIAAFYKGDRYEDPIDGKTFRSFLPYGYVNIRENVLSPSTLSLERHRLLWLYLNRETDLFERPQHLLHFAPEQCFHSRFRESENLTYTTTDLDSPLADVNADIRSLPFKDSSFDFILCNHVLEHVEDDLKAMTELYRVLKPGGKAVIQVPLENDLANTFEDNSITDRKKRTEIFGQYDHVRVYGMDYFERLSSVGFKASAVDYTSTFSNEEIDRYRLERGELIPVVIKPVA from the coding sequence TTGAAGAAAGTCTTTAAATTTTTTCTCAACCTATTCCCGCGACAGTTTCTCATAAAAGCGAGTTACGCTGTAAGACCAGTTATTGCTGCATTTTACAAGGGCGACCGCTATGAAGATCCCATAGACGGCAAGACTTTTAGGAGCTTCCTGCCTTATGGATATGTGAACATTAGAGAGAATGTGCTTTCACCCTCCACGCTTTCACTGGAACGTCACAGGCTGTTATGGCTTTACCTGAATAGAGAAACAGACTTGTTTGAGAGACCACAACATTTATTGCATTTTGCACCTGAGCAGTGTTTTCATTCCCGCTTTCGCGAAAGCGAGAACCTCACCTACACCACCACAGATCTCGATTCTCCACTGGCCGATGTCAATGCGGATATCAGGTCGCTGCCTTTTAAGGACAGTTCGTTTGACTTCATACTATGTAACCACGTCCTCGAGCATGTTGAGGACGACCTGAAAGCCATGACTGAATTATATAGGGTTTTGAAACCTGGTGGGAAAGCTGTAATTCAGGTTCCGCTTGAAAACGACCTAGCAAACACTTTTGAGGACAATAGTATTACAGATCGAAAAAAGCGTACTGAGATTTTCGGTCAGTACGATCATGTGCGGGTGTATGGAATGGATTATTTTGAACGACTAAGTTCCGTAGGTTTCAAGGCTAGTGCAGTGGATTATACTTCAACTTTCTCAAATGAGGAAATAGACCGCTATCGCCTTGAGAGAGGTGAGCTGATACCGGTAGTTATCAAACCGGTTGCTTAA